The following proteins come from a genomic window of Polaribacter dokdonensis:
- a CDS encoding AAA family ATPase: protein MEEKLKQKPINIVKIVLFGPESTGKTTLSKHLARYYNTVWAPEFAREYLQKKWNNERKTCEAKDLLPIAIGQMKLENKLAKKADKVLICDTDLLETKVYSQEFYGGFVDENLDEAAKTNKYDLYLLTYIDTPWEEDDLRDRPEQRLEMFNAFEKALKEHNCKYILLKGDKETRLKKATQAIDNIIAVKENLHSFSKNINN from the coding sequence ATGGAAGAAAAGCTTAAACAAAAACCCATTAACATTGTAAAGATTGTTTTATTTGGCCCTGAATCTACAGGAAAAACAACCCTTTCTAAACATTTAGCTCGCTACTATAACACAGTTTGGGCACCCGAATTTGCACGTGAATACCTCCAAAAAAAATGGAATAACGAACGTAAAACCTGTGAAGCAAAAGACTTATTACCTATTGCAATTGGGCAAATGAAGTTGGAAAACAAACTTGCTAAAAAAGCAGATAAAGTTTTAATTTGTGATACAGATTTATTAGAAACAAAAGTGTATTCTCAAGAATTTTATGGTGGTTTTGTTGATGAAAATTTAGACGAAGCTGCAAAAACTAATAAATATGATTTATACCTGTTAACCTACATAGATACACCTTGGGAAGAAGACGATTTAAGAGACAGACCAGAACAAAGGCTAGAAATGTTCAATGCTTTTGAAAAAGCGCTAAAAGAACATAATTGTAAGTATATTTTATTAAAAGGCGATAAAGAAACACGACTTAAAAAAGCGACACAAGCAATTGATAATATTATTGCTGTAAAAGAGAATTTACATTCTTTTTCTAAAAACATCAACAACTAG
- the pnuC gene encoding nicotinamide riboside transporter PnuC, with protein sequence MSDIFDFLFGQYKGYSTLDTTLEIIAVIFGFLSVWFSKQNKIWVFPTGMVSTVIFVYLLLKWELLGDMMINAYYFIMSIYGWYIWTSKVDETHVTPISRTSKKEKTTSIFIFLGTLIFVYLVYTNFDKWTSWVAYVDTFTTAIFFVGMWLMAKRKIENWIFWIIGDIISIPLYFYKGFTFTSFQYLGFTFIAIFGYLAWKKSLNKNPLTL encoded by the coding sequence ATGTCAGATATTTTCGATTTCCTTTTTGGCCAGTACAAAGGCTATTCAACCTTAGATACAACTCTAGAGATTATTGCAGTAATCTTTGGATTTTTATCTGTTTGGTTCTCTAAACAAAATAAAATTTGGGTATTCCCAACAGGAATGGTTAGCACAGTTATTTTCGTATATCTGCTTTTAAAGTGGGAACTTTTAGGTGACATGATGATTAATGCCTACTATTTTATAATGAGTATTTACGGTTGGTATATTTGGACAAGCAAAGTTGATGAAACACATGTTACTCCAATTTCTAGAACCAGTAAAAAAGAAAAAACAACTTCTATTTTTATCTTTTTAGGTACACTTATATTTGTTTATTTAGTTTACACAAATTTTGATAAATGGACTTCTTGGGTGGCTTATGTTGATACTTTTACAACAGCCATTTTCTTTGTAGGTATGTGGTTGATGGCAAAACGAAAAATAGAAAATTGGATTTTTTGGATTATTGGAGACATTATTTCTATACCTTTATACTTCTATAAAGGTTTTACCTTTACCAGCTTTCAATATTTAGGATTTACATTTATTGCCATATTTGGCTATTTAGCATGGAAGAAAAGCTTAAACAAAAACCCATTAACATTGTAA
- a CDS encoding 4'-phosphopantetheinyl transferase family protein, which produces MPLYKTIIVSPTTKVFIWKIEESLETLKAKISLTDKNEARLNSMKSELHQKGFLSIRHLLKEVDLTDSDLIYDEFGKPHLADDNFISITHSFNFTAIIYSSEKEVGIDIEKQRDKILKIAHKFTPFEEYKTIANDDALIRKLTIVWGAKESLYKIYGKKKLLFLHHIYVADFKFDNAKTTGEIRFNGDVASYDVSFLEFEGFTCVYAC; this is translated from the coding sequence ATGCCTCTTTACAAAACTATAATAGTTTCACCAACCACTAAAGTCTTCATTTGGAAGATAGAAGAAAGTTTAGAAACACTAAAAGCAAAAATTTCTTTAACCGATAAAAACGAAGCTAGGTTAAATTCTATGAAATCTGAGTTACATCAAAAAGGTTTTTTATCAATTAGGCATTTGTTAAAAGAGGTAGATTTAACAGATTCAGACCTAATTTATGACGAATTTGGGAAACCTCATTTAGCAGATGATAATTTTATTTCTATTACACATTCTTTCAATTTTACTGCAATTATTTATTCTAGCGAAAAAGAGGTGGGTATTGACATTGAAAAACAACGAGATAAAATCTTAAAAATTGCGCATAAATTCACTCCTTTTGAAGAGTATAAAACCATTGCAAACGATGATGCCTTAATTCGAAAATTAACCATTGTTTGGGGTGCAAAAGAAAGTCTGTATAAAATTTATGGTAAAAAGAAGTTGCTTTTTTTACACCATATTTACGTAGCTGATTTTAAATTTGACAACGCAAAAACAACAGGTGAAATTCGTTTTAATGGTGATGTAGCCTCTTATGATGTCTCTTTTTTAGAATTTGAAGGGTTTACTTGTGTTTACGCATGCTAA
- the ahcY gene encoding adenosylhomocysteinase, whose protein sequence is MSTNTAYVPFKVKDISLADWGRKEIELAEAEMPGLMSLREEYGDSQPLKGARIAGCLHMTIQTAVLIETLQALGAEVTWSSCNIFSTQDQAAAAIAATGTPVYAWKGMNEEEFDWCIEQTLFFGEDKKPLNMILDDGGDLTNMVLDRYPELAEGINGLSEETTTGVHRLYERVKNGTLPMPAININDSVTKSKFDNKYGCKESAVDAIRRATDIMLAGKRVVVCGYGDVGKGTAASFKGAGSIVTVTEIDPICALQAAMDGFEVKKLETVVANADIVITTTGNKGIVRGEHFEAMKDKVIVCNIGHFDNEIDVPYLNNNSEKVEIKPQVDKYNINGKDIILLAEGRLVNLGCATGHPSFVMSNSFTNQTLAQIELWNNADAYENKVYMLPKHLDEKVAKLHLAKIGVELTELSKDQADYIGVTQEGPYKPEHYRY, encoded by the coding sequence ATGAGCACAAATACAGCATACGTACCTTTTAAAGTTAAAGATATTTCTTTAGCTGATTGGGGTAGAAAAGAAATAGAATTGGCAGAAGCAGAAATGCCAGGTTTAATGAGTTTAAGAGAAGAGTATGGAGATTCTCAGCCCTTAAAAGGAGCTAGAATTGCAGGTTGTTTACATATGACAATTCAAACTGCTGTTTTAATAGAAACTCTACAAGCTTTGGGTGCAGAAGTTACTTGGAGTTCTTGTAATATTTTCTCTACACAAGATCAAGCTGCAGCTGCAATTGCTGCAACAGGTACACCAGTTTATGCTTGGAAAGGAATGAACGAAGAAGAATTTGATTGGTGTATAGAACAAACATTATTTTTTGGTGAAGATAAAAAGCCACTAAATATGATATTAGATGATGGAGGAGATTTAACCAACATGGTTTTAGATAGATATCCAGAGTTAGCAGAAGGTATTAATGGTTTATCAGAAGAAACTACTACAGGAGTTCATAGACTTTATGAAAGAGTAAAAAACGGAACTTTACCAATGCCAGCTATCAACATTAACGATTCTGTAACCAAGTCTAAATTTGATAACAAATATGGTTGTAAAGAATCTGCAGTAGATGCAATTCGTAGAGCAACAGATATTATGTTAGCAGGTAAAAGAGTTGTAGTTTGTGGTTATGGAGATGTTGGTAAAGGTACAGCTGCTTCTTTTAAAGGTGCTGGTTCTATTGTAACTGTAACAGAGATTGACCCAATTTGTGCTTTACAAGCAGCAATGGATGGATTTGAAGTTAAGAAATTAGAAACTGTTGTTGCAAATGCAGATATTGTAATTACAACTACTGGTAATAAAGGTATTGTAAGAGGTGAGCATTTTGAAGCAATGAAAGACAAAGTTATTGTATGTAACATTGGTCATTTTGATAATGAAATTGATGTACCTTACTTGAACAACAATAGCGAAAAAGTAGAAATTAAGCCACAGGTTGATAAATACAACATTAATGGTAAAGATATTATTCTTCTTGCAGAAGGACGTTTAGTAAACTTAGGTTGTGCAACTGGGCATCCAAGTTTTGTAATGTCTAATTCATTTACAAATCAAACTTTAGCGCAAATAGAACTTTGGAACAATGCAGATGCTTATGAAAATAAAGTATACATGTTACCAAAACACTTAGATGAAAAAGTAGCAAAATTACACTTAGCTAAAATTGGTGTTGAGTTAACAGAGTTAAGCAAAGATCAAGCAGATTATATTGGTGTTACTCAAGAAGGGCCATATAAACCTGAACATTACAGATACTAA
- a CDS encoding DUF7619 domain-containing protein: protein MKKILPLLIAFFSITIQSQVIDIPDANFKTALLDIGVDTNNDGEIEVSEAIAITELDFYFKDITSLVGISFFKNLTKLIIHSNYIESLDLTELVNLEYLDTNYASELKELKLPESYNLKTLYCSENKLTHLDLTNLTNLEILDCSLNELIELDLTNLTNLEILGCSNNELIELDLTNNSKIISLNCNFNNLEKLEISNLVDIEILDIGYNNFDTIIEIPNVIGLTKLNYSGANLTDFDVSNMPNLNELILSSNNLTEIDLTQNPKLAVLYINNNQISTLDLSNSKQISNLNFKSNKITEINLTGLGSLERLDTSYNNLTQIDLTQNPKLAVLLVNNNEISTIDLSNSKEVSYLNCSVNKLTELNVSELKEVVLFYCTDNLLKTLDLSKNYNLRFTEIHNNLLETLFIKNGFQEVEQNNYGQTYSKLGWWNYDGREQTLKYVCTDNFSREISMFKSSGITVNPYCSFTPGGEYYTLKGNVKINNIGNSCDTNSINFSDLKLKITYKTGDSDFYSVNADGTYEVHLPEGEYTVEPQLLNPNYYSSSIDSFTVNFPDTTSPHVQNICINSKGDFNDVEINIIPIDEARPGFDADYKIIYKNVGTTPISGNINLTYNDNVLDFVSSNMSMTSQNIGQLNWDYQDLEPTEKREILFTMNLNSPTETPSLNSGDILTYQAAINPTENEEVEINNLFNLNQEVVNSYDPNDKTCLQGDFATPEIIGEYIHYLIRFENLGTASAINVVVKDVIDTEKFDIATLDVYDYSHALKTRIQNINKVEFIFEGINLPFYDENNDGYVAFKIKTLPNLNVGDTLENFAEIYFDYNPEIVTNTAKTIIESPAKIDEYYFNASIKLFPKPTTDFINVDSNKPFNIIEIYDLKGSLLKKINFSKNTNKTRIPVNNLSKGVYLINFKADKLKKSMRFIKE, encoded by the coding sequence ATGAAAAAGATACTCCCTTTATTAATAGCATTTTTTTCTATTACTATACAAAGTCAAGTAATAGATATACCAGATGCAAATTTTAAAACTGCGTTACTAGATATTGGTGTAGACACCAATAATGATGGAGAGATAGAAGTTTCTGAGGCAATAGCAATAACAGAACTAGATTTTTATTTCAAAGATATTACAAGTTTAGTAGGTATTTCTTTCTTTAAAAATCTTACAAAATTAATCATTCACTCAAATTATATTGAAAGTTTAGACCTTACTGAATTAGTAAATTTGGAATATTTGGATACTAATTATGCCAGTGAACTGAAAGAACTGAAATTGCCAGAAAGTTATAATTTAAAAACACTTTATTGTAGCGAAAACAAACTAACTCATTTAGATTTAACTAATCTTACAAATTTAGAAATACTAGATTGTTCACTTAACGAACTTATAGAATTAGATTTAACTAATCTTACAAATTTGGAGATACTAGGTTGTTCAAATAACGAACTTATAGAATTAGACTTAACAAACAACTCTAAAATTATTAGTCTTAATTGTAATTTTAACAATCTTGAGAAATTAGAGATTTCAAATTTAGTAGATATAGAAATATTAGATATTGGTTATAATAACTTTGATACTATAATAGAAATACCAAATGTTATAGGTCTAACAAAATTAAATTATTCTGGTGCAAATCTTACCGACTTTGATGTTAGTAATATGCCTAATCTAAATGAATTAATTCTTAGTAGTAATAATTTGACAGAAATAGATTTGACTCAAAATCCTAAACTTGCTGTTTTATATATTAATAACAATCAAATTTCTACATTAGATTTATCTAATTCAAAACAAATATCAAACTTAAACTTTAAATCAAATAAGATTACTGAAATAAACTTGACTGGGTTAGGCAGTCTAGAACGTTTAGATACTTCCTATAATAACTTAACACAGATAGATCTTACTCAAAATCCTAAACTTGCTGTTTTATTGGTTAATAATAATGAAATTTCTACAATAGATTTATCTAACTCGAAAGAAGTATCTTATTTAAATTGTAGTGTTAATAAATTAACAGAATTAAATGTAAGCGAACTAAAAGAAGTCGTTCTATTTTATTGTACTGATAACCTATTGAAAACATTAGATTTATCAAAAAATTACAATTTACGATTTACAGAAATACATAATAATCTTTTAGAAACATTATTCATAAAAAATGGATTTCAGGAGGTTGAACAGAATAACTATGGCCAAACATATAGTAAATTAGGATGGTGGAATTATGATGGAAGAGAACAAACTTTAAAATATGTCTGTACAGACAATTTCTCAAGAGAAATTAGCATGTTTAAAAGTTCAGGTATAACAGTTAATCCTTACTGTAGTTTTACTCCTGGTGGAGAATATTATACCTTAAAAGGTAATGTTAAAATAAATAATATTGGCAATAGTTGTGATACAAACAGTATAAATTTTAGTGATTTAAAATTAAAAATCACTTACAAAACTGGAGATAGTGATTTTTATTCTGTTAATGCAGATGGCACTTATGAAGTTCACTTGCCAGAAGGAGAATACACAGTTGAACCGCAATTACTTAATCCTAACTATTATTCATCTTCTATAGATTCATTCACTGTTAATTTTCCAGATACTACATCTCCTCATGTGCAAAATATTTGTATTAATTCTAAAGGAGATTTTAATGATGTAGAAATTAACATAATACCTATTGATGAAGCAAGACCAGGTTTTGATGCAGACTATAAAATAATCTACAAAAATGTTGGGACTACACCAATTTCAGGAAATATTAACCTTACCTATAATGATAACGTGCTCGATTTTGTTTCATCGAACATGAGCATGACTTCGCAAAACATAGGGCAATTGAATTGGGACTATCAAGATTTAGAACCTACAGAAAAAAGAGAAATTCTTTTTACAATGAATTTAAATTCTCCAACAGAAACACCTTCGTTAAACAGTGGAGATATTCTAACGTATCAAGCTGCAATAAACCCAACAGAAAATGAAGAAGTAGAAATTAATAATTTATTTAACTTAAATCAGGAGGTTGTAAATTCATACGACCCAAATGATAAGACTTGTTTACAAGGCGATTTTGCAACACCAGAAATTATTGGCGAATATATACATTACTTAATTCGTTTCGAAAATTTAGGCACAGCAAGTGCTATTAATGTAGTAGTTAAAGATGTTATTGATACTGAAAAATTTGACATTGCTACTTTAGATGTTTATGATTATAGCCATGCCTTAAAAACAAGAATACAAAATATAAATAAAGTTGAATTTATTTTTGAAGGTATAAATTTACCTTTTTACGATGAAAATAATGATGGATATGTTGCTTTTAAAATTAAAACGTTACCAAATCTAAATGTAGGAGATACTCTTGAAAATTTTGCTGAAATTTATTTTGATTATAATCCAGAAATTGTAACCAACACAGCTAAAACAATAATTGAATCCCCTGCAAAAATTGATGAATACTATTTTAATGCTAGCATAAAGTTGTTTCCAAAACCAACAACAGATTTTATAAACGTTGACAGTAATAAACCTTTTAATATTATTGAAATTTATGATTTAAAAGGAAGCTTATTAAAAAAAATAAACTTTTCAAAAAACACCAACAAAACTAGAATTCCCGTAAACAATTTAAGCAAGGGAGTTTACTTAATTAACTTTAAAGCTGATAAATTGAAAAAATCGATGCGTTTTATTAAAGAATAA
- a CDS encoding PepSY-associated TM helix domain-containing protein, translating into MSKKKYSIKKFINDVHLWLGLASGIILFLVCLSGTVLAFEHEIKDAFSAKFQIQKKNQKLDVDDLVSVLTENNQGVVSSVKIPADDLKPYSFRVKKDPKQRRGFTVLVNPYTAEIKKVEKSSADAFLTTMFRLHRWLLLDTKIGRPIVGVATIIFFFLAISGIVLWFPKKLKWKNVKQGLKIKTKAKWKRVNYDLHNTLGFYASIFLIIMCITGLCWSFTSYRTGLGNLIGAKIFNRSAPKFNAKNLKESKIITYTQALSIANKTLNYEGDVSIGFPTKKNNYFSISKTNKNNWSPVTSDRLYLSLSGDILEVQYFKDKPLNVQFASLIKPIHTGEIFGTFSKIIYFLACLIATSLPVTGTIIWLNKLKKKKKKKRV; encoded by the coding sequence ATGAGTAAAAAGAAATACAGTATAAAGAAATTTATAAACGATGTTCATCTTTGGTTAGGTTTAGCAAGTGGAATTATTTTGTTTCTAGTATGTTTAAGTGGAACAGTTTTAGCTTTTGAGCATGAGATTAAAGATGCTTTTTCAGCAAAGTTTCAGATTCAGAAAAAAAATCAGAAATTAGATGTAGATGATTTAGTATCTGTGTTAACAGAAAATAATCAGGGAGTAGTTTCAAGTGTAAAAATACCTGCTGATGATTTAAAACCTTATAGTTTTCGAGTTAAAAAAGATCCTAAACAAAGAAGAGGTTTTACAGTTTTAGTAAATCCTTATACAGCAGAAATTAAAAAAGTAGAAAAATCTAGCGCAGATGCTTTTTTAACTACTATGTTTAGATTACACAGATGGTTGTTGTTAGATACCAAAATAGGCAGGCCTATTGTTGGTGTAGCTACTATTATCTTCTTCTTTTTGGCAATTTCTGGTATTGTTTTATGGTTTCCTAAAAAGCTAAAGTGGAAAAACGTAAAACAAGGTTTAAAAATTAAAACCAAAGCAAAATGGAAAAGAGTTAATTACGATTTACACAATACTCTAGGTTTTTATGCAAGTATATTTTTAATTATAATGTGTATTACAGGTTTGTGTTGGTCATTTACAAGCTACAGAACTGGTTTGGGTAATTTAATTGGCGCTAAAATATTTAATAGAAGTGCACCAAAGTTTAATGCAAAGAATCTTAAAGAAAGTAAAATTATAACATATACTCAAGCTTTGTCAATTGCAAACAAAACTTTAAACTATGAAGGTGATGTTTCTATAGGTTTCCCAACAAAAAAGAATAATTATTTTAGCATTAGTAAAACAAACAAAAATAATTGGTCTCCTGTAACTTCAGATAGATTATACTTAAGTCTTTCTGGTGATATTTTAGAAGTACAATACTTTAAAGACAAACCATTAAACGTACAATTTGCATCGCTTATTAAACCAATTCATACAGGAGAAATTTTCGGAACTTTTTCTAAAATAATTTACTTTTTAGCCTGTTTAATTGCCACAAGTTTACCAGTTACAGGTACTATTATTTGGCTGAATAAATTAAAGAAAAAGAAGAAGAAAAAACGAGTATAG
- a CDS encoding SLC13 family permease produces the protein MKITQKIGLFLGPILFLLLQILPITMVSAKADAVIAVAIWMVIWWITESVHIAVTALLPLILFPLLKVMPIADVGANYGSPIIFLFFGGFVLALALEKVNLHKRIALNIVKLTGTTSEKVVLGFMLATAFMSMWISNTASTVVMLPIAISVIRLLINDEDGFTKGDKNFALSIMLGIAFAANAGGIATVIGTPPNSVLIGLLENQYNIQISFIRWMSFGLPFSIIMIAAVYVVLVKWMFPCKEIKFTASANVIDDEIKKLGKISSEEKRVLTIFGITVFLWITRTIINAIFPELKLSDTIISLIAAVALFAIPMNFKRGNFVLEWNDTSKLAWGILLLFGGGLALAKGMAASGLVAVITDAIAAGNFNILLTASLLILLMLFMTELMSNVALVAVLAPVVAGIAIGLNIPMLNLLIPVTMASSCAFMLPMATPPNAIVFASGYVKVKQMVKAGVVLNTIAVLLLIFYYQFIIPLFF, from the coding sequence ATGAAAATTACACAAAAAATAGGTTTATTTCTAGGGCCTATTTTGTTTTTGCTACTGCAAATTTTGCCAATAACTATGGTTTCAGCCAAAGCAGATGCTGTTATTGCAGTTGCAATTTGGATGGTTATTTGGTGGATTACAGAGAGTGTTCATATTGCAGTAACAGCCTTACTACCTTTAATTCTTTTCCCCTTGCTAAAAGTAATGCCAATTGCAGATGTTGGCGCCAATTATGGTAGTCCAATAATATTTCTATTTTTTGGAGGTTTTGTTTTGGCTTTGGCTTTAGAGAAAGTTAATCTACATAAACGAATTGCACTGAACATTGTAAAATTAACAGGTACAACATCAGAAAAAGTAGTGTTGGGTTTTATGCTAGCAACTGCATTTATGAGTATGTGGATTAGTAATACAGCATCTACTGTAGTAATGTTACCCATAGCAATTTCTGTAATTCGTTTATTAATAAATGATGAAGATGGTTTTACCAAAGGCGATAAAAACTTTGCTTTAAGTATTATGCTTGGTATTGCATTTGCTGCAAATGCAGGTGGCATTGCCACTGTTATTGGTACTCCTCCAAATTCGGTTTTAATTGGGTTGTTAGAAAATCAGTACAACATTCAAATTTCATTTATAAGATGGATGAGTTTTGGCTTACCCTTTTCTATAATTATGATAGCTGCTGTGTATGTTGTTTTGGTAAAATGGATGTTTCCCTGTAAAGAAATCAAGTTTACAGCATCAGCCAATGTTATTGATGATGAAATTAAAAAATTAGGTAAAATTTCATCCGAAGAAAAAAGAGTGCTAACCATATTTGGAATAACCGTTTTTCTATGGATTACAAGAACAATTATCAATGCAATATTTCCTGAATTAAAACTATCAGATACCATTATTAGTTTAATAGCAGCTGTTGCTTTATTCGCAATTCCTATGAACTTTAAAAGAGGTAATTTTGTTTTAGAATGGAATGATACCAGCAAATTAGCTTGGGGAATTCTATTACTTTTTGGAGGTGGTTTAGCATTAGCAAAAGGTATGGCTGCTAGTGGTTTAGTAGCTGTTATTACAGATGCAATTGCAGCTGGTAATTTTAATATTTTACTAACAGCCTCTCTTTTAATACTACTAATGCTGTTTATGACAGAACTTATGAGTAATGTAGCTCTTGTTGCAGTTTTAGCGCCTGTGGTTGCTGGTATTGCAATAGGTTTAAATATACCAATGTTAAATTTATTAATACCTGTAACAATGGCTAGTAGTTGTGCATTTATGTTACCAATGGCTACACCACCAAATGCAATTGTATTTGCAAGTGGTTATGTTAAAGTAAAGCAAATGGTAAAAGCAGGAGTTGTACTAAACACAATTGCTGTATTGTTACTCATATTTTACTATCAGTTTATAATTCCTTTATTCTTTTAA
- a CDS encoding chondroitinase-B domain-containing protein gives MKQFFKIFIIFLVITSCDEKKSNIIVSSTSELTDALSKAVKGDNIVLKNGTYKDVNIKFVGEGTEDAPITLSAETAGEVFIEGESSLELSGNYLQVSGLFFRNGHSPKKNVIAFRTSPKDVANHSSVTNCVILDFNNLERDKDNLWVQFYGKHNELSNCYLAGKTNGGPTVRVDLKGNQSIRNYHKIVNNHFGPRPRKGGARGETIQLGSSFTSMSPSNTTIANNLFEECNGEVEIISSKTNFNIIKNNVFYKSEGSVVTRHGNYVSVDGNYFIGDGENENYGGIRIINTGHWVTNNLFYKIKGKNFRSPIAIMNGIPKSPLNRYNQVTDVVVAYNTFVDSDSPFQFGVGTNIAQAAVLPKSEIRSARPLRTEVVNNIIYNSEGDANPIIEHDKADGVTFKSNVIDNNGVAIENDKGLLVKDLTVTDIGSNLVVPVNGFSDVEPYNGFDFDVITEDLLGKSRKNNNQIGAILSDENINLNLLDKTKYGADWFSNEVEAKEATTHTVASASELIEKLNAAESGDIIDLKAGNYQLTNSLVVDKTITIQSSEEVTLIYNGAANSAAFLLQPYGKLLVKNIKLKGANTQHAFATLKQNMSNHFGLEVVDSEISNFNYALKVYKQAFSEEITFTNTTISNCENGLELSEETNDRGDYNTEYLTVDNCTFNNVKQNVIDYYRGGYDESTIGGNLLVQNSTFTNCGASEKNRILLNTRGIINVSIKDNVFQNNKVKLIALLWGAKNNSHSNNTISNSGIIKTEENLKQTLMY, from the coding sequence ATGAAACAGTTCTTTAAAATCTTCATTATATTTTTAGTGATTACTTCTTGTGATGAGAAAAAATCTAATATTATAGTTAGTTCAACTTCAGAATTAACAGATGCACTTAGCAAAGCTGTAAAAGGTGATAATATTGTTCTTAAAAACGGAACATATAAAGACGTAAACATAAAGTTTGTTGGAGAAGGAACAGAAGATGCCCCTATAACTTTAAGTGCAGAAACTGCAGGAGAAGTTTTTATAGAAGGAGAATCTAGCCTGGAATTAAGTGGAAATTATTTGCAAGTAAGTGGTTTGTTTTTTAGAAATGGACATTCACCAAAAAAGAATGTAATCGCTTTCAGAACGAGTCCTAAAGATGTTGCAAATCATAGCTCAGTTACAAACTGTGTAATTCTAGATTTTAATAATTTAGAAAGAGACAAAGACAATCTTTGGGTTCAATTTTATGGTAAACACAATGAGTTAAGCAATTGTTATTTAGCAGGTAAAACCAATGGAGGACCAACTGTTAGAGTAGATTTAAAAGGAAATCAAAGTATAAGAAACTATCATAAAATAGTAAATAATCATTTTGGACCAAGACCTAGAAAAGGTGGTGCAAGAGGAGAAACTATTCAGTTAGGTAGTAGTTTTACATCAATGTCACCTAGTAATACAACCATTGCAAATAATCTGTTTGAAGAATGTAATGGAGAGGTTGAAATTATATCAAGCAAGACCAACTTTAATATCATTAAAAATAATGTGTTCTATAAAAGTGAAGGTTCTGTAGTTACAAGACATGGAAATTATGTGTCTGTAGATGGTAATTATTTTATTGGTGATGGAGAAAATGAAAATTATGGAGGAATTCGAATTATAAACACAGGTCATTGGGTAACCAACAACCTTTTCTACAAGATTAAAGGAAAGAATTTTAGAAGTCCGATTGCAATAATGAACGGAATTCCAAAATCTCCTTTAAACAGATACAACCAAGTAACAGACGTAGTTGTTGCTTATAATACATTTGTAGATTCAGATTCACCTTTTCAATTTGGAGTTGGTACTAACATTGCACAAGCAGCTGTGCTGCCAAAATCTGAAATTAGATCTGCAAGACCTTTAAGAACAGAGGTTGTAAATAATATAATTTACAATTCAGAAGGAGATGCAAACCCTATTATAGAGCATGACAAAGCAGATGGTGTTACATTTAAAAGTAATGTAATAGACAATAATGGAGTAGCCATTGAAAATGATAAAGGCTTATTGGTTAAAGATTTAACAGTAACAGATATTGGTAGCAATTTAGTTGTACCTGTAAATGGGTTTAGTGATGTTGAACCATATAATGGTTTCGATTTTGATGTAATTACAGAAGATTTATTGGGAAAATCTAGAAAGAATAACAATCAAATTGGAGCGATTTTGAGTGATGAAAACATCAATCTAAACTTATTAGATAAAACAAAATATGGAGCAGATTGGTTTTCTAACGAAGTTGAAGCTAAAGAAGCAACTACACACACTGTAGCTAGCGCTTCTGAACTTATAGAGAAATTAAATGCTGCAGAAAGTGGAGATATTATCGATCTAAAAGCAGGTAATTATCAATTAACAAATTCTCTTGTTGTCGATAAAACTATAACTATTCAATCTTCAGAAGAGGTTACCTTAATTTATAATGGAGCTGCAAACTCAGCTGCTTTTTTATTACAACCTTATGGAAAATTATTAGTAAAAAACATTAAGCTAAAAGGTGCAAACACACAACATGCTTTTGCGACTTTAAAACAAAACATGTCTAACCATTTTGGATTAGAGGTTGTAGATTCTGAAATCAGTAATTTCAACTATGCCTTAAAGGTTTACAAACAAGCATTTTCAGAAGAAATTACATTTACAAATACAACAATTTCAAATTGTGAAAATGGTTTAGAATTATCTGAAGAAACCAATGATAGAGGAGATTACAATACAGAATATTTAACCGTAGATAATTGTACGTTTAACAATGTAAAACAAAATGTAATCGATTATTATAGAGGTGGTTATGATGAATCTACAATTGGGGGTAATTTACTAGTACAAAACTCAACTTTCACAAATTGTGGAGCATCAGAAAAGAACAGAATTTTATTAAACACAAGAGGTATTATTAATGTTTCTATAAAAGACAATGTATTTCAAAATAATAAGGTAAAACTAATTGCTTTGTTATGGGGTGCAAAAAACAACTCGCATTCAAACAATACAATTTCGAATTCTGGTATCATTAAAACAGAAGAGAACTTGAAACAAACTTTAATGTATTAA